The window ttaatttactaaTTGCTGCGTCTTTAATTAAGTGGTGACAAGAATTGGATAGAAAAATTTATCCAGAGGTGCTCCACATCCACTCCATTTGATTTAACAAACGCTAAGTAGCTAACCTACCTATGTCGCGCCTAACCGTAGCTGCTAATGAAAACACGACCAAACGCAAACGTAGCTAATTAATCTAGCTATAGGTTATCTGAGTAATTaacacaatcaatcaatcaatttaATGTTGGACATAAATTCCTTGTGAACAAACTGCTAACCCCACTTTTTGCATACACTTGATGACTTAATTAAGATTATAATGGTAAATTCAGTTTCCCGTCGGAGGACGACGGCGTCTCCCGTTGGCGTTGGTGGCCCTAGGGGCTGCGGTGGCTCTCATCGGCACCGGCAGCCCTAGGGACTGCGACGGAAGACGATGGCGGTttccgtcggcgccggcggcactAGGGGTTGCGGCAGCCCAGGACGGCGGTGGCTCCCGTCGGTGCCGGTGGCCCTAGAggctgcggcggaggacggcggcagcTTCCGTTGGCGTTGGTGGCCCTAGGGGCGGTGGTGGCTCTCGTCGGCGCCGGCAACCCTAGGGGCTACGGTGGCccaggacggcggcggctctaggGGTTGCGGTGGCTCAAGACGGTGGCGGTCTGAGCACTTTGGATAGTAGATCCTTAGGAATCCGGTAAAGTGGAAGCCGATCCCGTCGGTTCGTGTCTAGTTGGCTAGTTCCGACTATACGACGAATGATGGTGGTTGAGAGTGGGCTTATAAGCGGCGTGTGACGTCAGCTCACCTGAAACTGATGAAGATGACACAAATGGAGGTTTTCATCAACGGTGCACTAGGGGCGACAGCGACTAGTAGACTTTCACTCGTCAAATCTAGCTGTTTTAGGAGAATATGGAAGCAGAAAAGCAGGATGTGCTGAAGtcgtttggttttcttttctattttggtTGTGTTCTTTTCCTTGTTGAGACGTGAGTCTAAGTACTATTGTATCCTTTTGGCTGTGTATATCCTTCGTGGATATAGAGGCCAGATTAATGAaaatccattattaaaaaaaatggtaaattCAGTTATTGACCACTGTATGACAATGATATTTCCAAAAGAAAATTATCAGGGCCTTCTTAGAATGCAAGATGTTTTTTTCTCGATTCAGAATAGAATTAAACTGATCGATGTGAAAGTAACTTTGGCCTGCATTAGAAGAGAACATTTAACTAGTGATCCAACCGAGTCCTGTATCTAGGagcccatcatgctcatctgaTCCCCAGCAAAAACCTGCAAGATCCTACTCATTTCTGAGCCCCTCCATCCTGACTTTTGCATGCCACTCTGGTCCCTGTTTCACATGTCCCCTTCCAATTCAAGTCCCAAATCCTAATCAATACCCTTGCTAGCACTCATCAGAGTTCATCAATGACAGTCTGGTATATGAATAGTTTGAATTGCAAATTCCCACTCCCTCGCCCTTGaatcccagaaaaaaaaacacctcatGTTAGTGTACTAAATTAGTGAAATTCTTggcctttcaaaaaaaaaaaacattgttagcAAGGCTAGGGAGTTGCCGCTGATCTCTATCTCTCCGAGCATGTGTTAGTGGACGCTTTTCACGGATGTGAGTGTGGTGTTGCATGTCGTACACGTAATCGGAAAAAACATTTTGAATACttccattatccaaaaaaaaagattttttttcttttttgcatctTCCTTGTTTGGCccttgcttctctctctctctctctcctccccaaccaCTTGGGCATCATGATATAAGTAGAGCCACCAAGAAACCATTTCCAAGGGCTCACAGAAAGTCAGGGGCCTAGCCAGCCAGCCAAGCCAGTGGTTATAACCAACCTCCCAGTGAAACTTTCAGACCCTCCCGTTTTAGCAAGTGAGAGAAGCCCTGCgactctcgctcgctcgctcgcccaAGATGAAGTTTATGAAACTTGGCACCCGGCCTGACACCTTCTTCTCCAACGAATCCGTGAggtgtttttttcttgagaAATCCTGATTTGtggaatcaatcaatcaatcaatcttggcatggtttcagactttcagttccTGGGATTCTTGCCTGTCGTCTGAGGTGATTGAATCGTGGTTGCCTGATTTTTGTGGGTGTTTGTTGTGATGTTCACAGGTCTGTCTGCACAGAGGTCGCCACTGACCTGCAAATCTTGGTGGGTGACTGCTTGTATCAGCTTCACAAGGTAATGGGACATGAAagattgttgttgttttttgttTCGCTGTGGTTCTAGAACGGATCTTTTCTGCAACTTTTGTGATAATTAGATCGTGAATTTTAGGGGAATTTTGGATTTGGTTGCATGTTTGGATTGTTTTGATATCGAAGGATTTGTTGATGATGTTTGTTTGGAATTTGTTTTTGACAGTTTCCTCTGCTGTCGAAATGCCTGCTTCTGCAAGCGCTGTGCGCCGAGTCCGGatgcggcggcaatggcggcgacgTGATCGAGCTCCCGGGGttcccgggcggcgtcgaggcgtTCGACGCGTGCGCCAAGTTCTGCTACGGCATCACCGTCACGGTGAGCGCGCGGAACCTCGTCCCGctccgctgcgccgcggcgCACCTCGGCATGTCGGAGGCCGCCGACCGCGGCAACCTCGCCGCCAAGCTCGACGCGTTCCTCGCCTCCTGCCTCCTCCGGCGATGGAAGGACGCGCTCGCCGTGCTCAACTCGACGCGCCACTGCGCGCCGCTCTGCGAGGACATCGGCCTCACCTCCCGGTGCGTGGACGCCGTCGCGGCGCTCATCGcgagccccgccgccctcccggcgcactcctcgtcggcgtcgccgtggTGGGCGCACGACGTCGCCGAGCTCGGGGTTGACCTGTTCTGGCGCATCATGGTGGCCGTCAAGGCCACCGGCGCCGTCCACGAGAAGACCGTCGGCGACGCGCTCAAGGCGTACGCGCGCCGGTGGCTGCCCAACGTCGCCAAGGACGGgatcgtcgtcggcgccgaccAGCCGTTCGACGGGGTCGgcaatggcggcgacggcggcaatgCCAGCGTCAAGCAGATCGCCACGaggcaccgcctcctcctcgagaAGATCGTGAGCCTGATCCCGGCGGAGAGGGACGCCGTCTCCTGCAGCTTCCTCCTCAAGCTCCTCAAGGCGGCGAACATCCTCAGCGCGTCCGCCACGTCCAGGGCGGAGCTGGTGCGGAGGGTGGCGTGGCAGCTCGAGGAGGCCACCGTCGGCGATCTCCTGATCCCGTCGCTGTCGTGCGTGTCCGAGACGCTGTACGACGTGGACGCCGTGGCGGCCATCCTCGACGAGTTCGCcctgcgccacgccgccgcgccgccgccgccggtggcgctgGCAGTGagccccgacgacgacgacgacagcccGGCGCGTTCCGGCGGGCACCGGCGCTCGCGGTCGGCCGAGAGCGTCGGGTTCgacggcgccgcgcggcggtcgtcgtcggccgcgccCGTGTCGCCCGACGCGCTCGTCAGGGTGGGCAGGCTGGTCGACGGCTTCTTGATCGAGGTTGCCAGGGACCCCAACATGCCGCTCGACAAGTTGCTCGCCATGGCCGAGGCCGTCCCGGACACCGCCCGCCCCGAGCACGACGGCCTCTACAAAGTCGTCGACACTTACCTCAAGGTGAGAATATATTTGAATACCACAAACATTACAAAATTCTACTAATATTTAACTTGATATCAATCTTGTTCTGGTTTTGGATTTGAATTTGTGGttaacttttgtttttgtttttgtttttgggtGACAGGTGCACTCGGAGATGAGCAAGAGCGCGAGGAAGCGGCTGTGCAGGGTGATCAACTGCAGGAAGCTGTCGGACAAGGCGTGCGCGCACGCGGCGCAGAACGAGCTCCTCCCGCTGCGGGTGGTGGTGCAGGTGCTCTTCTTCGAgcacgcgcgggcggcggcgatggcgggcgGCGCGCACGCCGCGGCCGAGCTGCCGGGCAGCATCAGGGCGCTGCTGCAGTCCAAGTCGTCCGGGTCGGATcaggaggacgacgcggcggacCGCGTGGACGAGCAGCGGCTGCGCGCGCTCGCCGCAGGCGCGTCCCCCGGGGACGACTGGAGCGTGGAGGGCCTGCGGCGCGCGGCGTCCAAGATCGCCACGCTGCGGATGAagctggaggaggacgacgaccacgacggcggcggcggcgacgacgaggagttcGCGCGCAGGCAGCAGGCCGGGCTGGCGCGCAGCGCATCGCTGCGGTTCAGGGCGTTCTGCGCCAtcccggcggcgaggccgaagCGGATGCTCAGCAAGCTGTGGCCGCTGGCCAGAGGCGTCACCACCGAGCGGCATTAGCGTCGCAACCAGTAGCCATTACTACTAGGTTTTTTGTACTTCTTCTTCTTGGGTGTCTTGCTTGCATTGCTTGCCCAAGGCCTGAGAATGCAGGTTTCTTTGCTTGTCTCTTCTTCTTGTTTCTCCTTTTCAATTACAGTGTCAAGGCCAAGTGTACCTTCCAGGCTTCCATGTAGTTGtaatcttttctctctctccgttttttttttgggtgaggCATGTAGTTGTAAgcttaattattaaaaataaataggaACTGCACAGTTTATATACTTATGTAAGGAGTAAGGTGAATGGATGGAGTGCAATTTACTTCATGCACATTTCCTCAATAATTTTGCTGAACATGCTGATGCAGGGAACTCATATATCAACGATAATCGACATTGTATTCGCTTCGTATCTATATTCAATGATATTCGTTTCGTTTCCATTATTATAGTCTAGGTTTCTGTATTTGTTTATGATTCCGGTATATATGAAAACAAATGTGGTAGACCGTAGAACTACTGTTCATTCATATATGAgtcgttttcacccctagttagAACTATTGGCCACCCCAATTTCCTCTTTTATAGAGTATATTATTTGTGCGAACAAATTGTTcatgaaaaattatatattaacaAACAAGACTTTTGTGATTCAAAGGCACCATATTTTGTAGTGTTAATAaggtaaaaaaataatactaaaaATAATTGTACCTTATGGTGTGTTCTTAAGGACCGTAAAACCACTTGACAAAATGATTTTGCAAGTATACTcgctccattctaaaatataggaATTTCCAAGTGTTTAGCAAAAATTAAGGTATAGACAAAAGATTATCTTGTAGTCACTTTAGTGgttaaattttaaactttgaGTTGACAATATTTTTCTTTCCAAGCATCTCATTGGTTGAAAATGTATATATTTGTGTTCACTGAAATCAGCATCTCTTATGACAATAGTGCACATCATAGTTTTCATGGTACAAATAGCAAAAGAGGCCATCACCATGCACTATATATATCTCCCTTTCTTTAATGCGCGATCGAGAAGCAGGCCTATGATTGTTATCCACTTGGCTTGAGAAAAATTGCATCCTGAAG of the Oryza sativa Japonica Group chromosome 2, ASM3414082v1 genome contains:
- the LOC4329851 gene encoding BTB/POZ domain-containing protein At1g67900, giving the protein MKFMKLGTRPDTFFSNESVRSVCTEVATDLQILVGDCLYQLHKFPLLSKCLLLQALCAESGCGGNGGDVIELPGFPGGVEAFDACAKFCYGITVTVSARNLVPLRCAAAHLGMSEAADRGNLAAKLDAFLASCLLRRWKDALAVLNSTRHCAPLCEDIGLTSRCVDAVAALIASPAALPAHSSSASPWWAHDVAELGVDLFWRIMVAVKATGAVHEKTVGDALKAYARRWLPNVAKDGIVVGADQPFDGVGNGGDGGNASVKQIATRHRLLLEKIVSLIPAERDAVSCSFLLKLLKAANILSASATSRAELVRRVAWQLEEATVGDLLIPSLSCVSETLYDVDAVAAILDEFALRHAAAPPPPVALAVSPDDDDDSPARSGGHRRSRSAESVGFDGAARRSSSAAPVSPDALVRVGRLVDGFLIEVARDPNMPLDKLLAMAEAVPDTARPEHDGLYKVVDTYLKVHSEMSKSARKRLCRVINCRKLSDKACAHAAQNELLPLRVVVQVLFFEHARAAAMAGGAHAAAELPGSIRALLQSKSSGSDQEDDAADRVDEQRLRALAAGASPGDDWSVEGLRRAASKIATLRMKLEEDDDHDGGGGDDEEFARRQQAGLARSASLRFRAFCAIPAARPKRMLSKLWPLARGVTTERH